In Liolophura sinensis isolate JHLJ2023 chromosome 2, CUHK_Ljap_v2, whole genome shotgun sequence, a genomic segment contains:
- the LOC135463018 gene encoding somatostatin receptor type 5-like: MDSYYEFDIWEASMGTRIALVSVCGVMTAVGILGNLLIIFLVAKVKSLRTTVNKSLAFLSLADVLFLVYQPVVTMNWEFGVDDSNLGEHLCYFILFYDKGGVFCSTLIFLFVSLDRYIAVCHPLVSLYYWSGRRTFYVLTSIVLLTVAFSFPTYIMSRYDTFPEGNQTLTFCYIYIAEPWMKSYVAGLEVISNFGSVPILVFVYARMVRAILKKKPTEEVARADHAKSARRSPRTRTVIMLLIAVVVFVICRFPRCMLELFNVLSPDIYRFEEALVKRESYIVYWISWICLFANSQANPFIIFIMSSTFRKAFADVFCGCRRKAAKRSGKETTPNTVSSKVSSQAQASTSSQELHATP, encoded by the exons ATGGACAGCTACTATGAGTTCGACATTTGGGAGGCTTCCATGGGAACACGCATTGCCTTGGTGTCCGTCTGCGGCGTTATGACCGCAGTTGGAATCCTTGGTAACCTCTTGATCATATTCCTTGTTGCCAAGGTGAAATCGCTCCGGACTACGGTGAATAAAAGCTTGGCCTTCCTAAGTCTGGCGGATGTGTTGTTCCTCGTCTATCAGCCAGTCGTGACGATGAACTGGGAGTTTGGAGTGGACGATTCCAACCTAGGAGAACACCTCT gTTATTTCATCCTGTTTTACGACAAAGGCGGTGTATTTTGCTCTACTTTGATCTTCCTGTTTGTTAGCCTGGATCGTTATATCGCAGTCTGTCATCCTCTCGTCTCGCTTTACTACTGGTCGGGACGTCGCACATTCTACGTCCTCACCAGCATCGTGCTCCTCACCGTCGCTTTCTCTTTCCCCACCTACATCATGTCTCGCTACGACACGTTCCCCGAGGGAAACCAGACGTTGACGTTCTGCTACATCTATATCGCCGAGCCATGGATGAAGAGCTACGTGGCAGGTTTGGAAGTCATCTCCAACTTCGGCTCCGTTCCTATCCTCGTCTTCGTCTACGCTCGCATGGTCCGTGCGATCCTCAAGAAGAAGCCTACGGAGGAAGTCGCTCGCGCGGACCACGCGAAATCCGCGCGCCGGTCGCCGCGCACGCGCACCGTCATCATGCTGCTCATTGCCGTCGTCGTCTTCGTCATTTGCAGATTCCCCCGCTGCATGCTGGAGCTGTTCAACGTTCTCTCGCCGGATATCTACCGCTTCGAAGAGGCTCTAGTGAAGCGCGAAAGTTACATCGTGTACTGGATTTCCTGGATTTGCCTCTTCGCGAACAGCCAGGCCAACCCCTTCATCATCTTCATTATGTCCAGTACTTTCCGAAAGGCCTTCGCCGACGTCTTCTGCGGATGTCGCCGCAAAGCTGCTAAGAGGTCTGGAAAAGAGACAACGCCTAACACCGTGTCCAGCAAAGTGTCATCTCAAGCACAAGCAAGTACAAGTTCGCAAGAGCTGCATGCGACACCGTAA